The genomic stretch GCGGGCCTCGCGCGTATCTGCCGAACCGCCTATCCGGATCATACGGCGCTCGACCCGACAAACCCGCATTTCGACGCCCGATCGACAAAGGCAGACCCGATCTGGTTGATGGTGGACATCGAATTTGAGGCGAAGTTCCGCGAGATCGTCACCCTCGATCGTCTCCGCGCCACAAAAGACCTGGACGGCCTGCTCGTACTCAAACGCGGCCAGCGTCTGTCGATCATGCCGGTCGAACAGCGGCATTTCGCCCGGATTGAGAAACTCGGAATGAGCCCTGCCAAGTGAACCGTATAGCGACCAGCATTCGCCGAGCCCCGCGCGAAGTGCAGTCCGCAATCCGTATCGTTCTCCAACCCCGCCCGGGCCGGGGAGACGCGGTGAAGGCCGATTTGCGTCTGTCCGCCTGACGCCGTAAAACTCACGCCATTCGATTCCGATCAGCGACACTGCGCGCTCTTCGACACGACCGCATCTGGACCATAGGAGGATTGCCGTGGAAACCCTTCTGGATCGCTTTATTCGTTACGTCAAGGTTGAAACCACCGCGAAGGAGGATTCACCGACCTACCCAAGCACACCCGGACAGCTCGATCTAGGCCGGATGCTGGCCGATGAACTCCGCGCATTGAAGCTGGAAAACGTCACGATGGATGAGCACGGCATCGTGATGGCGACCGTTCCGGGCAATGTCGCGGGCGCGCCCACGATCGGCTGGTGCTCGCATGTTGACACATCGCCCGAATTCACGGCGAAGGACGTGAAGCCGCAGATCGTGAAGAATTATGACGGAAAGGATATCACCCTGCCCGGCGATAAGTCGCGCGTCATCAAGGTCGACGAATGCCCCGCATTAACCAATATGACGGGCAAGACGCTGATCACCACGGACGGCACCACGCTGCTTGGCGCGGACGACAAGGCCGGGGTCGCAGTCATCATGTCCGCGGCCGCGCACATGATGGCCAATCCGCAAATCAAACACGGCCCCATCCGAATCATCTATACCTGCGACGAGGAGATTGGGCACGGAACGGACCATCTCGACCTTCAGAAGATAAACTGCACCTGCTGTTACACCCTCGACGGAGAAGACGAAGGCAATATCGAAAACGAGACATGGTCGGCCAACCTGGCAACCGTCACTATCACCGGGAAAAACATTCATCCCGGCTTCGCAAAGGGCCGCATGGTCAATGCGATTCGCCTTGCGGGCCAGTTCATCGAGCGCATTCCCTGGCACACGCTTTCGCCGGAAACGACTGAGGGCCGCGTGGGCTTCCTGCATCCGTACGTCATCGAAGGCGGAGTGCCGGAGGTGAAGCTGAAAGTGCTGCTCCGCTCATTTGTGACGAAGGAACTGGAAGATCAGGCAAATATCCTGAGAAACATCGCCGCAACGCTGAAAGCCGAACATCCTGCGGCGGAGATCAAGATTGATGTCACCGAGCAATACCGAAATATGCTGGAATACCTCAAGAAGGAGCCGCGCGCGACGAAGCTTGCGGAGCAGGCCATCCGCAATTCCGGAATCGAACCGAAGTATCAGAGCATCCGCGGCGGTACCGACGGATCGCGCATGAGTGAAAAGGGGTTGCCAACTCCGAATCTTTCAACCGGCATGCACAACTTCCACTCGCCACTGGAATTCGCCTGTCTTGAGCAGATGGAAAATGCGGTCAAAGTGCTCGTCGAACTGGCTCAGTTGTGGGGCAAGGAAAAGTGATGAAGTAATCGACGCGAGGCGTGCAGCCACCCAGGGCGGCCGCCGAAGGCCACGACAAGCGCAGGCCCTCCTGATCGCAACTACATTGGTGCCGCCGTCCGGAATTCAACCAAAGGAACATCGATGTCCACTGAACCGATTCAAATTCAGACCCAGCTTCCGGAAAACGCCTATCGCGAGTTGAAGCCCGGAGAGGCTTACACGCCGATGGTCCCCGCCGGAGTCACCGTGCCGGAGATCACCGGCCGCTCGATCGCATTCGGGATTGTGATGAACATCATCTTCTCGATGGCGGCGACCTACCTGGCGCTGAAAGTCGGTCAGGGTATCGAGACCGCGATTCCGATTTCGATTCTGGCAGTTGGCTTCTCCGGATTTATGCTGAGATCGGGCTCCCGCGCCAGCTCATTGCTCGAGAACGTGAACATTCTCGCCATCAGCACAACCAGCGGCATCGTCGCCGGCGGGACCGTGTTCACAATGCCGGCGATTTATATTCTCAACCTGAACGGCACGCTGAAGATCGACGGGCTTTCGCTGTTTCTCATGATATTTCTCGTTCCCCTGCTGGGAGCGATACTGGGTGTTCTGTTGCTTGTGCCGTTCCGGCGCTACTTCGTTCGAGACATGCACGGCAAACTGCCTTTCCCCGAAGGCACCGCCACGAATGAAATACTCGTCACCGGCGCCAGCGGCGGCTCGCAGGCGATCGTATTGATTTACTCATTTCTACTGGGGATGGTCTACAACTGGCTTTCCAGCCCGATGAAGCTCTTCAGCGAGGAATTCACCACGGCTGCAATCCCGAAAATCGAATCCTTCACGCATCGAATCAAGGCTGTGTTCTCACTCGGAACAGGCGCGGAGTTTCTCGGGCTTGGTTACATCATCGGTGTGCGCTACGCATCAATCATCGTGGCGGGGTCTTTTCTGTCGTGGTTTGTGATCATCCCGCTGCTTGCACCGCTCAATTACCAGCATGTCCTCCAAATCAATGGTGAAGCCGAGGCCCATCATGGCGAGATCGACTCGACCCGGTTGCTCACGCTGCCCATGACGATGGCGGCATCCCTCGATCGACTGGCCGACAAGGAGCTGAGCGACCAGGAAAAACTTGATCTGCGCAATGCCGCAATCGCGGAACTGCGCCCGGCGTTCATGGAGGCGGGTCATCCCCTGACCAAGAAGGACGCAATGATCACGGTCAAATCGGCCGGCAAAGAGTGGAAAATCCGCGACGAAAAGCGAACGTACGAGCTCAAGGCCGACGCCGAGTCGGGCGGCATTTCAGTGATGGGGCTGCTTCCCGGTGCGGACGACCTGTTTCTTGCAATTCCACGAAGCATCGGCATTGGCTGCATTTTTGCGGCCGGCCTTTTGTCCATTCTCAAAATGAGCAAAGTCATCGCCACGGCGCTTCGACAGGCGCTCGGCGGCCTGTTCAAATCCAGCGGCGGCTTGCAGGATCGTACCGACACCGACATTAGCTATCCCGTGTTGCTGCTCCTCGGACTGGTGACGGCCGCTGCCATCTGGGCGTACTTCAGGTTCGTCGCTCTTCACGACATCGCGGGCGTTGAGCGGTTATCTCTCATCGCACTGGTGCTGGCCATTTTTGTCGCGTTCGTGTTTACAACCGTTTCAGCCTGGGCGATCGCCATGATTTCCGTCACGCCGATTTCCGGCATGACTGTGACAACGATCATCATCACGGCCGTCGCGCTGCTTGCCGCCGGCTTGCCCAAAAGTGAGGCGGGCATGCTGGCGACGCTGCTGGTCGGCGGTGTCGTCGCTTCGGCGCTGTCAATGGCCGGCACCCTCGTCACTGAATTCAAGATCGGCTACTGGGTCGGCGCGAGCCCGAGGCGCATCCAATGGAGTGCGATTCTCGCATCCGTCCTGGCGTCCGCGGTCGTCACCGCCACGATCATGATTCTGGCCAAATCACCGGGATACGATTCCACAACAAGCACCGAAGCGCTCCAGGCCCCACAGGCGAACCTCATGGCAACCGCACTCAAGAGCTTCGTCGGTTCCGGCGACGTGCCATGGACGGTGTATGGCGTGGGCGTGGTAATCGCCTTGCTATTGCAGATGCTCGGTATTTCGCCGCTGGCGTTCGGACTCGGCATGTATCTGCCAATGGCTCTGAACACACCCATTCTCATCGGCGCGATTGTCGCGTGGATGGTGCAGAAAAGCTCAAGCGATCCGGCAAAAGTCAAGGGAAGAAACGACAAGGGCATCCTGCTCGCTTCCGGTCTCATCGCCGGAGCGGCGATCATCGGCGTGGTCAAGAGCGTAATAAAGCTCATCAGCAAGGACGTCCTTGACTCCGTAGACATCAGCTCCGTCGTGGGCGACGACGCAGCCCAGAACTGGGCCGGCCTCATTGCATTCGGGGTCCTCTGCTTGTTTGTCTATCTGGACTGCCTGCGCGCCAAGCCCAGCCAATCCACGGGTTCCTCGTTGCAGCATTGAGAAATCCGATCTTTCCTTCAGCGGTGTTTCCGCGCCTACACACGGGGATAGCACATGAACATGCCCGCGACCGGAACCCACTCCGGCATGTCGCCGATCAGGACGGATGACTCGGAACCCCCGCGGCAGGCGACGCGCGGCTTCCCGTTCAACTTCTGGCTGCTCAACACGATCGAAGCGGGTGAGCGTCTCGCGTTCTACCTCGTCTGGCCGATCCTGATGATCTACATCGCGCAAGCCGACGATCCCGGCGGATTGCATCGCTCCCAGGCAGACAAGGGAACGCTCATCTTCTGGTTCTCCCTGGTCCAGATCATCCTGCCGATCATCAGCGGCGGCTATGCAGATCGATACGGATTCAAGCTGTCGCTCATGGTTTCGATGCTCATCAGCACCTCCGGATATGCGATAATGGGGATGGAGCATACATTTGCAGCGGCATTCTGGGGCATGATGCTCGTCGGCGTCGGCGCGGCGTTCTTCAAACCGGCGATTCAAGGCGCCCTTTCCCAGCTTCTGACACGCGAGCAATCGTCGATCGGATGGGGAATCTTTTACTGGGTCGTCAATATCGGAGCGATGATCGGACACTGGATCTCGCCAATCATCCTCCTCTCGCCAACAACGCCGGGAACCTACCAGCGACTTTTCTTCATCGCAGCAGGTTGTTGCGCCTTCAATTTGATCGCCCTGCTGATCGTCTTCAGGGATGTGCCCAGCGGCGCTTCCAAAGAGGTGCATCCACTCAGGGTTCTTTGGAACACCGCCAGAAACATCGTCGAGCCGCGATTGCTCGCGTGGCTTCTGATCATGTCCTGCTTCTGGATGATGATGTACCAGCTTTGGGATGCTCAGCCGAATTTCATTCGCGACTGGATCAACAGCGAATCACTGGCCAGCGCGATGCCGGTCGAGCGCTGGCGTGAGTTGGGCGCCGATGGAAAGCTGCGCGTGCCGCAGCAGGTGTTGCTTTCGCTCAACAGCCTGCTCATTGTCGTGTTTGTTGTGCCGATTTCGTTCCTCGTTCGCAAACTTCGCAGCCTGTCCGCCATGTTGCTGGGAATGGGAGTTGTCACGCTGGGTGTCTTTGCGGCGGGGACGACCCAGAGCGCGTGGATCGTCCTCGCAGGCATCACGATGTTCTCCCTTGGCGAAATGCTGGTCGGACCCAAGAAGAGCGAGTACCTCGCCCTGATCGCACCCGCCGGAAAGAAGGCGCTCTACCTGGGCTATGTCGTCATCCCGACAGGCATCGGCCGCGGCGTCGGCAACAAGCTGTCGGGCTGGCTTTATCAGGAAGTGTGCGAAAAAGCGAACCTCTCGCTGAAGTATCTCGCCGAGCATACGCCGCTACTTGGCGAGAAGAAATGGGACGGCCGCGCCGCTTCGCTCGAAAAGGTGACTGGCATCAGTCGAACCGACGCGTTCTCAAAGCTGCAGGAGGTGCTGAACGTCAACTCGGATCAGGCGACCCAACTCCTGTGGGAAACCTATCACCCGCAGTATTACTTCTGGCTGCCATTCGTGGCGGTGGGTGTGGCCGCGGCAATTGCGCTGTTCATCTTCGGACAGATGGCGAAAAGGTGGGCGGACATGAACGCGTAATGGCGCGTTTCATCAGCCCAGCCGACCGCTCGATCGTTACTTGACTCCGTGCATCATGCGCTTCAGCGGTGCAGCGACGATAGTGAGCAGAAGCGCCGAAGCAGCCGTCACGATGCCGATTCCGAGAAAAACCTTGGCAAACCCAAAATGCTCGGTCTTGCCGCCGACATAACCGCCGAGCACATTGCCGAGTGCGGAGGAAAGGAACCAGACACCCATTACGGTGCTGACCATCCTGGCCGGCGCCAGCTTCGTCATCGTCGAAAGCCCGACCGGCGAGAGGCAGAGTTCGCCAGTCGTGTGCAGCATGAATCCAATCACCAGAAACAGGATATTGCAGCGGCCATCGGGTCCGGCCACGATTGCGCCCCAGTAAAGGACCATGAATCCCGCCGCCAGCTGAATCAAACCCATCGCGAACTTCAGCGGACTGGAGGGTTCCATCTTCCGCTTGTTTAGCCAGATCCACAGCCAGGCAAATGGCGCCGCAAACAAAATGATGAATGCGGGATTGATCGAGGCGGTCAGCAGCGAGGCCTTCAACTCGCCGAACCAAGGCACCGTTCGATTCACGTGCTCGTCAGTGAAGAGCAAAATGGCGCTGCCGGCCAATTCGAAGAAGGCCCAGAAAAGAATCGAAAAACAACACAGGATTATCAACACGATCATTCGGTCCCGCTCTTCATGCGAACTTCTGAACGCCTCCCAGAGCAGGTAAATCAGGATTGGAACCGCCACAATGATCGCAAGAGACTGAACAAACTTGGGCTGTGAAATCAGATAGGCCGTCGTCGGAATGAAGATCATCACGCCAATGATGAGGCTCATGACGTTCGGCAAGCCTGCGATGCCGCGTTCCAGCAGAGCTCCCTCGCGCGGCGGGAGTCCTTTTCCTTCGAGACGCCGGCCACCGGCGAAGAAAATAACCTGACCCAACAACATGCCAACGCCGGCAAGTATGAACCCCCAATGCCAACCCTTGCTTTCGGCAACTTGTCCTGAAATACCCGCGACCCACGCACCGATGTTTATGCCCATGTAGAAGATGGTGAATGCTGAATCGCGTCGCGCATCAGCCTTTTCGTAGAGTGACCCGACGATACTGGAAATGTTCGGCTTGAAGAACCCATTCCCTGCGGCCATCAGGCCAAGTGATAGAAAGAACAACTGGTTGAGGTATACCGGAGCCTCGCCGCCCTCCGCCGGCAATAATAGCGCGTGCGCTGCGAGGCAGAATTGCGCTGCCGCCATCATGATTCCGCCGATCACAATGGCCCGCCGCTGCCCAAGAAGCCGATCGGCGAGCATGCCGCCGACAAATGGCGCGGCGTAAACGAATCCCAGGTAACCGCCATAGACCTCGTTTCCGGCCTGCTTGGAGAGAGACAGCGCTTTGGTCATGTAAAGCACGAGAAACGCTCGCATACTGTAGAAGCTGAAGCGTTCCCAAAGCTCAGTCGAAAACAAAACCGCCAATCCGGACGGATGCCCGAAGAATGAACGATCACGGGGGTCTGCCGCCTCGGTTGCGGCGGAGTAGCTGGGTCCAGACTGGCTCATCTTCTCGTTATCTCCCTGCGACTTGGATCCATTCGTCGCGTTTCTGATATATGCGGCAGATGCTGGAACCTGCCGGGCAAACACAGCTCACCTTGTTACCGACGGGAAAGGCGGAGCATATTGATTTGCAACTCAAAATGCGAGCGGAAACCCTGTCGAGGCTCGCCCGATAACTTCACCGAATCGATGCGAGCGTACAGTATCACCCTATCTTGAGCCGTTATTAGGGTATGAAACGATCTGATTGGCCTGAATATCGAAGCGCGGATTCCAGAGTGAGCCCGGATTCGACGGAGAATCGCGAAACGATTCCCGTCCCAACACCGGATCAGGATGCGGCCCCCTCGCCGATTTCATTCTGGCGACGAATCGCAACGCTGGCCGCCTTGCTGGTCCTGGGCATCACCCCATTCGCGCAGGCCCAGTTGGACCCGCCGAACTACCCGTCTGTCTGTCCGCCGCTCACCAGTCTGGCGAATCCGACGCTGTTCGATTTGTTGTGGGGAACGACTCCGATCCGCTTTCCGTATCAGTAGGCGCGGCAGTACGCGACTGGGCCTCGGTGCGCCTCATTGCGAAAACGGCTTCACTTTGAGCGTTTTCATCACTTTAGACCGCCGGACTTGTTGATCGCCGCGAGAATAAGATCGCGGCCGTCCTGGGTTATTCGCGCAGATTTTTACCGTCGGCATCCTTCATTCCGCCGCAAAGGCAGATGATGCCTTCAATGAATCCCCACAGACCAACGAATCCGCAGCTATAGCCGACCGTCAGGCCGCCACCGATTACCGACAGAAACAGCATCAGCAGCCCAACCCCCGTATATCCCAGATAGAATCGGTGAATGCCGAATCCCCCGAAAAAAATGCCGAGCAGTCCGGCGGCGATCCTGCTTCGGGTGCCGAAATTGGCATCGTGGACTGAACCCGCAGTTCGAGCCTGCGCAAAATTTGTCGGCGGCATGGGCGGCAAAGGCGGATACGGTGCAGGTTTGATGGGGCCGGCCGGCGCACCCGGCCGCGTCATCGTCGGCTTTTCATCGAATCCGGACGGCTGGCCGCGCTCAATCGCGACACCGGCTCCACCCATGCTGCGGCGAAGCTCGACGGCAATGGCGGTAATCTCCGAGGCGGACAATTGACGTTCAGTTCCGCGTTCAACCAGCAAGGTCGATTCGATGATGCGCCCTTCCCGGGTCCACTGGACCAGAGTATCGATATCCGCCGGCCCGTACCGACTGCCATCCTGGGCAATTACGAAGTAGTAAACCACGGTCATCACCCTCGCCTGCGGAACGACCGGTCGCCGTGCTGATCCAGGATGCGATCCGGCCCACTACAGGAATTCACCCACATCGCAGAGATATTATACGCTGCAGGGTCGAATATTGATTACAAAAAGAATGGCACTTTGGAGGCGGGACGCATCCAAGCAGCTGGAGCCGAAACTCCACAGGAATCCAACTACGCGAATTGAGATAGGCTGGTGAACCGAGCGTGCGCCGAACGCAAAATCCGCGCTTCATGAAAGCCGGCAACAAATTCACAAGTGGGAAGGCGCGGCTTATTCGGTTTTCGCCGGCGCCTTGCCTGACGACTCGTCCGGCGTCGTCGGCTTGTCCTCCAAGGGAGGCGGCGCTATGTCAATCGAATTCTTCCCGGCGGACTCGCCGAGCGTGCCGCCCGCATTTTCAGCGGGTGGCGTCAAATCCGTCAGGCTCGCGGCGACGGCGATGGGAATTCGCGCCGCCATGCTGTAGCGCTGCCCCGACGTGCGAATTCCGACCGTTCGCCCCACCATATACTCCGGATTTTCCGAGATGTCACGAGGAATATCGATGTAGGCGATCGTCGTCTGGCGTTTGACATCGACAAGCCGATATCGCCGCTTCTCCGGGGCGAAGGCGTAGCTCTTTCGCAATTCACCGACAAAATCAAACTTCTCGGTGACCTTTTCGGCCCGCGCCCGCATGATCTGCATTCGCTCGCTCGTCATGCGCGCCTTGAAAGCGTCGATGTCGCTTGACCTGGCAACCGCAGACGCCCGAGCCTTGCGCACATCGGACATGGTCTGCAACTGAGAAACGCGAATTTTTGCATATTCAGACGGAACGCGTTCATCGGACTGATTGGCTATTTCCCCATAGCGGTGAACGAGCGAATCCAGATCGCGCTCCTCCAAGGGCAGTAGCATCGTCGCATGGAGATCACTCTCGACTGCGGTGAGCAATGCCTGATATCGTCCGGACGTCTTGTTCATCGGAGCCGCAGGGACATCCCGCCGGGGCCGCTCGTCCTTCGGCTCCTTCAATGCCTGAATGCTTCGATCGGTCTCGATCGGCGGAAGTTCATCAACCATCGCGTCATCGTCATTCACGGAAGGCTCCGCACCCTCCATGCCCTCCGATTCCTCCTCTTCTTCGGCCGCAGGCTCATTCATTCGGCTGAGATTCGGCTCGTCGACCGGCGCGTTGGAAGGCGCCGGGCTGACGCCACCGGGCGTCGCGGTGGAAGCGGAGGAATTCCGAACGGGCGCTGCAGTGTTTCGCGCCGCGGCCTCCGGCGCCGGGGTCTGCTCCAGACCGGCCAGATAGCGTTCCGCCAGCCCGGTTCGCAGATCATTGGCGACCGGCCGCACGAAATCCGTACTGATATAGAGCTTGGCTCCAGCCGGTGGATAAATCTTAAAAAAGCCGTCCACTTCGCCGATGATTTCGACGCGAGTTCCTCGCGTCAGTGCGATCTGATTGGTGGATTTGCTTGCCGCCAACTCGCTGCCGGCTCTGGCAAAAATCCGTTCCTTCTTGACCGTACCGCGATTGGACATGCCCTCTCGATCAACGTCCGCGGTATCCACATAGCTGAAGCTGCCTCGCGGCGGCGCGATCTCATACCAGCCGTCGCGCACGCCGAGCACCAGCAGGCGATCACCGGTATTGACCTTGGTGGTCGCGTAGAAATTTGTTCCGGGGCCTGAGCGAACCCGTACGTTGGTGCCGGAGACCTCTCCCTCCCAGGGGAAGGCGGTCCTTGGTGCCGCACTCGCGGCACTGCCCGACGTCCCGGTCTGAGCGAAAAGGTCCTGGGTGGAGACAAACACGAGCACCGCGGCGGCGATCCAACGTGCTCTTGACATGAGGTACCTCCCTGTAATGCGAGCGCACCGTAGCGCGCGGAATGGGTTAAGCAGTCCCGCTTAACGTCCTCAAAATATGTCGCATACTCCACATTGTCAACCGGGAACACCGATTCTCACCGAGAAAACGACGTGACGACAATTCACAGAATCTGCTCGCATGCGCCGTCGATCGCCAGCGCTTGATAGATTTCGAGATGCGGCAATCACTCACACGGCGGAAGCCGTTCTCGGTCTCGCCGTGCCGCGTTAGGATGAAGACCGAGCACCACGCTCGCCCAACGGACAGAATGTGCATGCTGCTGATTGCCGCCCGACACGCCGAATCAATTGCCAACGTTGACCGCTCCGCCGGGCTGAATTCGCTGCTCAGCCCGCTCGGTCGGCAGCAGGCGACCGCATTGTGCGAGCGAATCCGCAGCCAGAGGCTTTCGGCGATCTACTGCAGTCCGTTTGCTCGTTGCATCGAGACGGCCGCGCCGATTGCCGAGGCTCTCGACATGCCGATCCGCATTCGGCCAGACCTCGCGGAGTTCCATCACCTTCAACCCGGCACGGTCACGGACGCCGGACTGCCGCTACCCGAGGAGTTGCTCGCATCTGACTCACGACTCATTCGCTGTCCGGACTGGCCCGGCGAGTTGGAATGGACCCCGATCGATGAAAGCCACGAGAATCTCATCCTTCGAATCAGGCGGTTGGCCGGCTATCTGAAAACACGCTGGCAGGCCCCCGGAGACGTCGTCCTGGTCATCAGCCACGGAAGTCCCATCGCCCGACTAATCGATGCTTGGCTCTCGCCCTCACCAGGGCCGTCCTTTCGATTCATCATCGACAACGCCGGTTTAAGCGCGCTCCGCTTTCACCAGGAAATCAGCTCCCTGATCTGCCTGAATGAATGCTCGCATCTTGTCGGATTGCCGGTTGCCGCCGCATCCAATTTCGCTCCCGGCGGGATCCCCAAGGCCATTCCGCCAAGCGATTACTGGTGAAGACCGATCCGCCAGGGTGCGAGGTGCGCCCCGCCCCGCCTGCCACTTGGAAGAAACTCACTCAATTCCGCACTTTGTGAATCGGACGTATGATGTCAGTCCGGTCTGCGGCCGGCATGCGGCGTAGCCGGTGCATCTGATCGGTGCAGTCGAAACCCGCGATAATACGAACTTCCAGGAGCAGTTCGGCATGACTCAGCTTGGCGAATTCCCACGAACCCCACCGGTCGATATCGGCCCGTTTCAAATTGGGCGGAACCGGCCGCTTGCGTTGCTTGCGGGCCCCTGCGTGATCGAATCGACGGAGCATTGCCTGCGCGTGGGCGAAGCGGCCGCCAGCATCTGCCGCTCGCTTGGAATCCATTACGTATTCAAGTGCAGCTTCGACAAGGCAAATCGAACCAGCGTCGGTGGATTCCGCGGTCCGGGCCTCGAATCGGGACTCGCCACGCTGGCCACGGTAGGTCGAAAGCTCGGCGTGCCGGTCGTGACGGATGTACACCTGCCCGAACAGTGCGCTGCCGTCGGTGAAGTATGTGACATCGTTCAGATTCCGGCTTTTCTGTGTCGGCAGACCGATCTGCTTGAAGCGGCTGCGAAGACGGGCAAATCGGTCAATGTCAAGAAAGGCCAGTTCATGTCGCCTGAGCAGATGAAGGAAGCCGTGAACAAGGTGCGGCATTTCGGCAACGACCGCGTCCTACTGACCGATCGCGGAACATTCTTCGGCTATGCCAGGCTGGTCAACGACATGACCTGCATTCCGATCATGCAGGGCTTCGCCCCCGTCGTGTTTGATGCCACGCACAGTTGTCAAATTCCGGGCGGGCTTGGCAACCAATCCGACGGTCTGCGACAGTATGTCCCGGTGCTGGCACGCGCTGCGGTGGCTGCCGGCGCGGACGCGCTGTTCATTGAAATTCACGATACGCCGGACGCCGCGAAATCGGATGCGAAGACCGTGTTTCCGGTGGATCAGTTGGAACGACTGCTGCGATCCTGCGTGAAGATACGCGAAGCGATCTGCAATCACTGACTACGGCCGGCACGCGAGCCGCTTTCGACCAAATATTCGATTCGAATCCATCCGACCAACCTGAAAATCGCGATGAGCAAGTTACCGTCACTCACTATTTTCTTCCCGTTCTACAACGAGGAGGCCAATATCGAGCGGGTGGTGCGCGCCGCGGTCGCAGCGGCTCCCCGTTTCGCGGATCAGTTCGAAGTGATCATGGTGAACGACGGCAGTCGCGATCGCACCGGCGAGATCGCGGACCGACTCGATCGAGAGATTCCGAATTGCCGGGCAGCCCACAACCGCCCGAATCAGGGCTACGGCGGCGCGGTCAAGCGCGGCTTCAAGGAAGCTCGGATGGAGTACATCTTCTTCACCGACGGCGACGGCCAATTCGATATCAACGAGTTGCCGAAACTTGTTCAATTGCTCGACCATTGCGACATGGCGGTGGGATATCGAATCAAGCGAGCGGATCCCTTCGTTCGACGGCTGAATGCCTTTTGCTGGGGCGCGCTCGTGCGGCTGCTGTTCCATATCCGCGTGCGCGATATCGATTGTGCTTTCAAACTCATTCCCCGGTCATTCATGGATTCCATCGAACTCTGGAGTGATGGCGCGCTGATCAGCACCGAATTGCTCGCGAAAGCCACCTACCGGGGATTGCGGATCCGGGAGGTGGGAGTCAACCACTACCCTCGCGAAGCCGGCGTCCAGACCGGCGCCAAGCTCAGGGTGATCTTCAAGGCATTTGTCGAGCTATTCCGACTTCGGACGCGGATTCGCTCAACGAAAAAAGGGACGCCTACCGGCGTCTGACGGCCATATCGGGCCTTGCGACGCCGTCGCCGGAACGAACCAAACACTGGCCCTCGAGCCTGCCGAAAGGTAGAATAGCTCGGCTTGTCAGTCGTTCAACAAGTTGTAGAAAACAGCCCCCGAACAGGGTGTCCGACGCGATGAACATACTCGGAATTTCCGCATTTTATCACGACAGCGCCGCCTGCCTCGTTCAGGACGGACGTATTGTGGCGGCCGCCCAGGAGGAACGATTCACCCGCAAGAAGGCGGACGCGAGTTTTCCGCGCCACGCGATTGATTACTGCCTGAAGGAAGCCGGTCTTACGCCGGCCGATCTTCATCATGTCGCGTTTTATGACAAGCCGCTGCTCAAGTTTGAACGAATCCTTGAGACCTACTGTGCCTACGCG from Phycisphaerae bacterium encodes the following:
- a CDS encoding EVE domain-containing protein yields the protein MANTQYWLFKSESSDYSIDNLQSDGRTHWDGVRNHQVRNYMRDNMRVGDRVLFYHSNSNPIGVAGLARICRTAYPDHTALDPTNPHFDARSTKADPIWLMVDIEFEAKFREIVTLDRLRATKDLDGLLVLKRGQRLSIMPVEQRHFARIEKLGMSPAK
- a CDS encoding OPT/YSL family transporter, with the translated sequence MSTEPIQIQTQLPENAYRELKPGEAYTPMVPAGVTVPEITGRSIAFGIVMNIIFSMAATYLALKVGQGIETAIPISILAVGFSGFMLRSGSRASSLLENVNILAISTTSGIVAGGTVFTMPAIYILNLNGTLKIDGLSLFLMIFLVPLLGAILGVLLLVPFRRYFVRDMHGKLPFPEGTATNEILVTGASGGSQAIVLIYSFLLGMVYNWLSSPMKLFSEEFTTAAIPKIESFTHRIKAVFSLGTGAEFLGLGYIIGVRYASIIVAGSFLSWFVIIPLLAPLNYQHVLQINGEAEAHHGEIDSTRLLTLPMTMAASLDRLADKELSDQEKLDLRNAAIAELRPAFMEAGHPLTKKDAMITVKSAGKEWKIRDEKRTYELKADAESGGISVMGLLPGADDLFLAIPRSIGIGCIFAAGLLSILKMSKVIATALRQALGGLFKSSGGLQDRTDTDISYPVLLLLGLVTAAAIWAYFRFVALHDIAGVERLSLIALVLAIFVAFVFTTVSAWAIAMISVTPISGMTVTTIIITAVALLAAGLPKSEAGMLATLLVGGVVASALSMAGTLVTEFKIGYWVGASPRRIQWSAILASVLASAVVTATIMILAKSPGYDSTTSTEALQAPQANLMATALKSFVGSGDVPWTVYGVGVVIALLLQMLGISPLAFGLGMYLPMALNTPILIGAIVAWMVQKSSSDPAKVKGRNDKGILLASGLIAGAAIIGVVKSVIKLISKDVLDSVDISSVVGDDAAQNWAGLIAFGVLCLFVYLDCLRAKPSQSTGSSLQH
- the pepT gene encoding peptidase T, coding for METLLDRFIRYVKVETTAKEDSPTYPSTPGQLDLGRMLADELRALKLENVTMDEHGIVMATVPGNVAGAPTIGWCSHVDTSPEFTAKDVKPQIVKNYDGKDITLPGDKSRVIKVDECPALTNMTGKTLITTDGTTLLGADDKAGVAVIMSAAAHMMANPQIKHGPIRIIYTCDEEIGHGTDHLDLQKINCTCCYTLDGEDEGNIENETWSANLATVTITGKNIHPGFAKGRMVNAIRLAGQFIERIPWHTLSPETTEGRVGFLHPYVIEGGVPEVKLKVLLRSFVTKELEDQANILRNIAATLKAEHPAAEIKIDVTEQYRNMLEYLKKEPRATKLAEQAIRNSGIEPKYQSIRGGTDGSRMSEKGLPTPNLSTGMHNFHSPLEFACLEQMENAVKVLVELAQLWGKEK
- a CDS encoding MFS transporter encodes the protein MNMPATGTHSGMSPIRTDDSEPPRQATRGFPFNFWLLNTIEAGERLAFYLVWPILMIYIAQADDPGGLHRSQADKGTLIFWFSLVQIILPIISGGYADRYGFKLSLMVSMLISTSGYAIMGMEHTFAAAFWGMMLVGVGAAFFKPAIQGALSQLLTREQSSIGWGIFYWVVNIGAMIGHWISPIILLSPTTPGTYQRLFFIAAGCCAFNLIALLIVFRDVPSGASKEVHPLRVLWNTARNIVEPRLLAWLLIMSCFWMMMYQLWDAQPNFIRDWINSESLASAMPVERWRELGADGKLRVPQQVLLSLNSLLIVVFVVPISFLVRKLRSLSAMLLGMGVVTLGVFAAGTTQSAWIVLAGITMFSLGEMLVGPKKSEYLALIAPAGKKALYLGYVVIPTGIGRGVGNKLSGWLYQEVCEKANLSLKYLAEHTPLLGEKKWDGRAASLEKVTGISRTDAFSKLQEVLNVNSDQATQLLWETYHPQYYFWLPFVAVGVAAAIALFIFGQMAKRWADMNA